A single genomic interval of Tsukamurella paurometabola harbors:
- a CDS encoding alpha/beta fold hydrolase, with amino-acid sequence MTQVRQRVALIHGHRRAYRIGGSGPALLLIHGMADNSSTFEPILERLAERYTVIVPDLLGHGLSGRPRADYSLPAFTNAMRDLLLYLGIERATLVGHSLGGGIAGQFTYQYPEMVERLVFVNTGGVTRSVSPVLRAVSLPLSEVAIRSLALPGVLPVASAALELLGRVPHKLFVDNAECARVLAGLPHAGTPRAFARTLRAVVDPLGQVVTMLDRTYVADTVPVLVVWGSDDPIIPVEHAHLLHASLPASRLEVFDGAGHFPFRSDPDRFLTVLSDFVDGTEPARLTVADLQTALRRDADLDAEAETPA; translated from the coding sequence GTGACGCAGGTCCGTCAGCGCGTCGCGCTGATCCACGGACATCGCCGGGCCTACCGGATCGGCGGCAGCGGGCCGGCCCTCCTGCTGATCCACGGCATGGCCGACAACTCGTCGACGTTCGAGCCGATCCTCGAGCGCCTCGCCGAGCGGTACACCGTGATCGTGCCCGACCTGCTCGGACACGGGCTGTCCGGTCGGCCGCGCGCGGACTACTCGCTGCCGGCGTTCACCAACGCCATGCGCGACCTGCTCCTCTATCTCGGCATCGAGCGCGCCACCCTGGTCGGGCACTCGCTCGGCGGCGGTATCGCGGGTCAGTTCACCTATCAGTACCCGGAGATGGTCGAACGGCTCGTCTTCGTCAACACCGGCGGCGTCACACGGTCGGTCTCCCCCGTGCTCCGCGCGGTCTCCCTCCCCCTGTCGGAGGTCGCGATCCGGTCACTCGCCCTCCCCGGTGTACTGCCGGTGGCGAGTGCCGCGCTGGAGCTCCTCGGCCGGGTGCCGCACAAGCTGTTCGTCGACAATGCGGAGTGCGCACGCGTCCTCGCGGGCCTGCCGCACGCGGGGACGCCGCGGGCCTTCGCCCGGACCCTGCGCGCGGTCGTCGATCCGCTCGGCCAGGTGGTCACGATGCTCGACCGCACGTACGTCGCCGACACGGTGCCGGTCCTCGTGGTGTGGGGCTCGGACGACCCGATCATCCCCGTCGAGCACGCCCACCTGCTGCACGCCTCGCTACCGGCGTCGCGCCTCGAGGTGTTCGACGGTGCCGGCCACTTCCCGTTCCGGAGTGACCCGGACCGGTTCCTCACGGTCCTGAGCGACTTCGTCGACGGCACCGAGCCCGCCCGGCTGACGGTCGCCGACCTGCAGACCGCGCTGCGCCGCGACGCGGATCTCGACGCCGAGGCCGAAACGCCGGCGTAA
- a CDS encoding amino acid transporter — protein sequence MSERAGTHVGPHATDAEHPQPWWKVMCLTGVDYFSTLGYQPAIAFIAAGVISPIATLVLIALTLFGALPVYKRVSRESFNGSGSLAMFERLLPWWGGKLFVLVLLGFAATDFIITITLSSSDAAEHIVENPLVPSFFHGANIPITLVLVIALGVIFLKGFREAIGTAVFLVAVYLSLNVVVIGVSLFHVAERPQKVLDWQDLLWTEHSNPLMVIAVALIVFPKLALGLSGFETGVAVMPQIKGDPNDPPEYPATRIRDTGRMLTTAALIMSVLLATSSFATTVLIPAEEFGPNGDANGRALAWLAHEYLGNGFGTVYDVSTVAILWFAGASAMAGMLNLVPRYLPRYGMAPRWASAVRPLVVVLTVIALVIVLIFEADVNAQGGAYATGVLVLMTSAAIAVTISARRKRQTAATWGFGLISAVFVYTTIDNIIERPDGVRIAALFILAIAVVSIGSRVRRSFELRASSITFDEKALEFIRDDAAAQHAIRIVSHEPDVDTKKEYRDKVRAERKFGHIPGRSRVILLEVWPRDSSDFEEDLEVRGIEKFGYRLLKVRSGSIANTIAAVLLYIRDETGVVPEVYFQWSEMNPVLNMGKYLVEGSGEVAAVCHEVLRQAEHDAKRRPTVHVS from the coding sequence ATGTCTGAGCGGGCCGGCACCCACGTCGGACCGCACGCGACCGATGCGGAACACCCACAGCCGTGGTGGAAGGTCATGTGCCTGACCGGCGTCGACTACTTCTCGACCCTCGGCTACCAGCCCGCCATCGCGTTCATCGCGGCCGGCGTCATCTCCCCCATCGCCACGCTCGTGCTCATCGCGCTGACGCTGTTCGGCGCGCTCCCGGTCTACAAGCGGGTCTCGCGCGAGAGCTTCAACGGGTCCGGCTCGCTGGCGATGTTCGAGCGGCTGCTGCCGTGGTGGGGAGGGAAGCTCTTCGTCCTGGTCCTCCTCGGATTCGCGGCCACCGACTTCATCATCACGATCACCCTGTCGTCCTCGGACGCGGCGGAACACATCGTCGAGAACCCGCTGGTCCCGTCGTTCTTCCACGGCGCGAACATCCCGATCACCCTCGTCCTCGTGATCGCGCTGGGCGTCATCTTCCTCAAGGGCTTCCGCGAGGCGATCGGCACCGCCGTCTTCCTCGTCGCGGTGTACCTCTCGCTCAACGTCGTCGTCATCGGCGTCTCGCTCTTCCACGTCGCCGAACGGCCGCAGAAGGTGCTGGACTGGCAGGATCTGCTCTGGACGGAGCACTCGAATCCGCTCATGGTGATCGCCGTCGCGCTGATCGTCTTCCCGAAACTGGCGCTGGGCCTCTCCGGGTTCGAGACCGGTGTCGCCGTCATGCCGCAGATCAAGGGCGATCCGAACGATCCGCCGGAATACCCCGCCACCCGCATTCGCGACACCGGGCGCATGTTGACGACGGCCGCCCTGATCATGAGCGTCCTCCTCGCCACGTCGAGCTTCGCGACCACGGTGCTCATTCCGGCGGAGGAGTTCGGACCGAACGGCGACGCGAACGGCCGCGCCCTGGCCTGGCTGGCGCACGAGTACCTGGGGAACGGTTTCGGCACCGTCTACGACGTGTCGACCGTGGCGATCCTGTGGTTCGCCGGCGCGTCCGCGATGGCCGGCATGCTGAACCTGGTGCCCCGCTACCTGCCCCGCTACGGCATGGCGCCGCGGTGGGCGTCGGCCGTGCGGCCGCTGGTCGTGGTGCTCACGGTGATCGCCCTCGTGATCGTGCTCATCTTCGAGGCGGATGTGAACGCGCAGGGCGGCGCCTACGCCACCGGCGTCCTCGTGCTCATGACCTCCGCCGCGATCGCGGTGACCATCTCCGCGCGCCGCAAGCGGCAGACCGCGGCCACCTGGGGGTTCGGCCTCATCTCGGCGGTCTTCGTCTACACCACGATCGACAACATCATCGAGCGTCCCGACGGTGTCCGGATCGCCGCGCTGTTCATCCTGGCCATCGCCGTGGTGTCGATCGGCTCGCGCGTGCGGCGATCCTTCGAGTTGCGCGCATCGTCGATCACGTTCGACGAGAAGGCGCTCGAGTTCATCCGCGACGACGCCGCCGCCCAGCACGCGATCCGGATCGTCTCGCACGAGCCCGACGTGGACACCAAGAAGGAGTACCGCGACAAGGTCCGCGCCGAGCGCAAGTTCGGCCACATCCCCGGCCGCTCGCGGGTGATCCTGCTCGAGGTGTGGCCCCGCGACTCCTCGGACTTCGAGGAGGACCTGGAGGTCCGTGGAATCGAGAAGTTCGGGTACCGCCTGCTCAAGGTGCGCTCGGGCAGTATCGCGAACACGATCGCCGCGGTGCTGTTGTACATCCGCGATGAGACCGGCGTGGTGCCCGAGGTCTACTTCCAGTGGTCGGAGATGAACCCCGTGCTGAACATGGGCAAGTATCTCGTCGAGGGCTCGGGCGAGGTCGCTGCGGTGTGCCACGAGGTGCTGCGCCAGGCCGAGCACGACGCCAAGCGCCGCCCCACGGTCCACGTCTCCTGA
- a CDS encoding MarR family winged helix-turn-helix transcriptional regulator, with product MSDNEHLVHALRAAAQRWEREIAAFGARHGLGGTDVRALVALLDLERAGAPSTPGALAAHLHLSSAACTALVDRLTAAGLVERAADPEDRRRVRLLVTAHARRLGEDFFADLIGPIRAAAAALAPAEAEVVGRFLSSAVTP from the coding sequence GTGAGCGACAACGAGCACCTCGTCCACGCGCTGCGCGCCGCGGCGCAGCGCTGGGAGCGCGAGATCGCCGCCTTCGGCGCCCGCCACGGGCTCGGCGGCACCGACGTGCGGGCGCTGGTGGCGCTGCTCGACCTCGAGCGCGCCGGCGCCCCCTCCACGCCGGGCGCGCTGGCGGCGCACCTGCACCTGAGCTCGGCGGCGTGCACCGCCCTCGTCGATCGCCTCACCGCCGCGGGCCTGGTGGAGCGCGCGGCCGACCCCGAGGACCGACGCCGGGTCCGGCTCCTCGTGACCGCGCACGCGCGGCGCCTCGGCGAGGACTTCTTCGCCGATCTCATCGGCCCGATCCGCGCGGCGGCGGCCGCGCTCGCCCCCGCGGAAGCCGAGGTCGTGGGCCGCTTCCTCTCCTCCGCCGTTACGCCGTGA
- the galE gene encoding UDP-glucose 4-epimerase GalE, whose protein sequence is MRLVVTGGAGYVGSVCTQVLLERGHEVTVLDDLSTGNREAVPAGATFVEGDVAHAARPLLADGDFDGVLHFAAKSLVGESVSHPHKYWQGNVVTTLTLLDAMLAAGVPRLVFSSTAATYGEPESVPITEDARTAPTNTYGATKLAIDAAISSYATAYGLAAVSLRYFNVAGSYAGFGENREIETHLIPLVLQTALGQRGDIAVFGADYPTPDGTAVRDYVHVKDLAEAHLLALDHAQPGRHEVFNLGSGAGFSVRQVIDTCREVTGRDIPETAAERRAGDPAVLVASSQRAVDELGWRPEKTDLREIVSDAWEYTQALGDRAHAARRA, encoded by the coding sequence ATGCGCCTGGTGGTGACGGGCGGCGCCGGTTACGTCGGCAGCGTGTGCACGCAGGTGCTGCTCGAGCGCGGCCACGAGGTGACGGTGCTCGACGACCTGAGCACCGGCAACCGTGAGGCGGTGCCCGCCGGCGCGACTTTCGTGGAGGGCGACGTGGCGCACGCCGCACGCCCCCTGCTGGCCGACGGCGACTTCGACGGCGTGCTGCACTTCGCGGCGAAGTCCTTGGTGGGCGAGTCGGTGTCGCACCCGCACAAGTACTGGCAGGGCAACGTCGTGACAACCCTGACGCTGCTCGACGCGATGCTCGCGGCCGGCGTGCCGCGACTGGTCTTCTCGTCGACCGCGGCGACGTACGGCGAGCCCGAGTCCGTCCCGATCACCGAGGACGCGCGCACCGCGCCGACCAACACCTACGGCGCGACCAAGCTCGCCATCGACGCCGCGATCTCCTCGTACGCCACCGCGTACGGTCTGGCCGCGGTCTCGTTGCGCTACTTCAACGTCGCGGGGAGCTACGCCGGGTTCGGGGAGAACCGGGAGATCGAGACCCACCTCATCCCGCTGGTTCTGCAGACCGCGCTGGGCCAGCGCGGTGACATCGCCGTCTTCGGCGCGGACTACCCCACACCGGACGGCACCGCGGTCCGCGACTACGTGCATGTCAAGGATCTGGCCGAGGCGCACCTGCTGGCGCTCGACCACGCGCAGCCGGGCCGGCACGAGGTCTTCAACCTCGGATCGGGCGCGGGCTTCTCCGTGCGCCAGGTGATCGACACCTGCCGCGAGGTCACGGGGCGCGATATCCCCGAGACCGCCGCCGAGCGCCGGGCCGGCGATCCGGCGGTCCTCGTCGCCTCCTCGCAGCGGGCGGTCGACGAGCTGGGGTGGCGGCCCGAGAAGACGGATCTGCGCGAGATCGTCTCCGACGCATGGGAGTACACGCAGGCCCTCGGTGATCGTGCGCACGCCGCACGTCGCGCCTGA
- a CDS encoding proteasome assembly chaperone family protein codes for MDEQSHMYELEFPGPSVSDTDGNGPVLVHALDGYADAGHALRLLRQHLKDNLSTELVASFDVDELIDYRSRRPAMTFEDGFTGVDEPELNLYAIRDSAGRPFLLLAGAEPDLRWNGFVSAVAGLAERFGVRTVVGLHAIPMAVPHTRPVPVTAHGNNPELRTELRSWDGGTMRLPGSAAGLLELRMADKGYDTLGLSVHVPHYLAQNDYPEAVLGMLGALRSSVGLQLPDGDLSVEAAELREQIDAQVSSSAEISSVVEALEQQYDEAAAQPRELLIADGEAIPTGDDLASEFEAFLAEQAGDEGENGTAP; via the coding sequence ATGGACGAGCAGTCCCACATGTACGAGCTGGAATTCCCCGGCCCGTCGGTCTCGGACACCGACGGCAACGGCCCCGTACTGGTGCACGCGCTCGACGGCTACGCCGACGCCGGTCACGCGCTCCGGCTCCTGCGCCAGCACCTCAAGGACAACCTCTCGACGGAGCTCGTGGCGTCCTTCGACGTCGACGAGTTGATCGACTACCGCTCCCGCCGGCCCGCGATGACCTTCGAGGACGGCTTCACCGGCGTGGACGAGCCCGAACTCAACCTGTACGCGATCCGCGATTCGGCGGGACGACCGTTCCTCCTCCTCGCGGGCGCCGAGCCCGACCTGCGGTGGAACGGCTTCGTCAGTGCCGTCGCCGGCCTCGCCGAGCGCTTCGGCGTGCGCACGGTCGTGGGGCTGCACGCCATCCCGATGGCGGTCCCGCACACCCGCCCCGTACCGGTCACCGCGCACGGCAACAACCCCGAACTGCGCACCGAGCTGCGGTCCTGGGACGGCGGCACCATGCGCCTGCCCGGCAGCGCCGCCGGCCTGCTGGAGCTGCGCATGGCCGACAAGGGCTACGACACGCTCGGCCTGTCCGTGCACGTGCCGCACTACCTCGCGCAGAACGACTACCCCGAGGCCGTGCTCGGCATGCTCGGCGCGCTGCGCAGCTCCGTCGGCCTGCAGCTGCCCGACGGCGACCTCTCCGTGGAGGCCGCGGAGCTGCGTGAGCAGATCGATGCCCAGGTGTCGTCCAGCGCGGAGATCTCGTCCGTGGTCGAGGCACTGGAGCAGCAGTACGACGAGGCCGCCGCCCAGCCGCGCGAGCTGCTCATCGCCGACGGCGAGGCCATCCCCACCGGTGACGACCTGGCGAGCGAGTTCGAGGCCTTCCTCGCGGAGCAGGCCGGCGACGAAGGCGAGAACGGCACCGCGCCGTGA
- a CDS encoding metal-dependent transcriptional regulator, which produces MNDLVDTTEMYLRTIYELEEEGVVPLRARIAERLEQSGPTVSQTVQRMERDGLVRVAGDRHLELSEKGRQLAIAVMRKHRLAERLLVDVIGLQWENVHAEACRWEHVMSEDVERRLLEVLGNPTTSPYGNPIPGLGELGMAIANEPARPARLTDLPQGGPTAVVIKRLAEHVQADTDLIGRFREAGVVPDARVSVTVQRGAVIISVAGHEDFELPDEMAHAVFVEAV; this is translated from the coding sequence GTGAACGATCTGGTGGACACCACCGAGATGTACCTGCGGACCATCTACGAGCTCGAGGAGGAGGGCGTCGTACCCCTCCGGGCGCGGATCGCGGAGCGTCTCGAGCAGAGTGGTCCCACCGTCTCGCAGACGGTGCAGCGCATGGAGCGCGACGGTCTCGTCCGGGTGGCCGGCGACCGTCATCTCGAGCTCAGCGAGAAGGGTCGCCAGCTGGCGATCGCGGTGATGCGCAAGCACCGCCTGGCGGAGCGGCTGCTCGTGGACGTCATCGGCCTCCAGTGGGAGAACGTGCACGCCGAGGCGTGCCGCTGGGAGCACGTGATGAGCGAGGACGTGGAGCGGCGGCTGCTGGAGGTGCTGGGCAACCCGACCACCTCTCCCTACGGCAACCCGATCCCGGGCCTCGGCGAGCTCGGCATGGCGATCGCGAACGAGCCCGCGCGCCCCGCCCGTCTCACCGACCTCCCCCAGGGCGGCCCCACCGCCGTGGTGATCAAGCGCCTGGCCGAGCACGTGCAGGCGGACACCGACCTCATCGGCCGGTTCCGTGAGGCCGGCGTCGTGCCGGACGCCCGCGTGTCCGTCACCGTCCAGCGCGGCGCCGTGATCATCTCGGTCGCGGGTCACGAGGACTTCGAGCTTCCCGACGAGATGGCCCACGCCGTCTTCGTCGAGGCGGTGTAG
- a CDS encoding alpha/beta fold hydrolase: MSPDVLPFRARPYVPDLCFATIHGHRRAYRIGGTGPAVLLVHGIGDNSLVWDSVLAPLTDRFTVIAPDLLGHGLSDRPRADYSVAAFANGMRDLLCYLGIERVSIVGHSLGGGVAGQFAYQFPEMVERIAFVAPGGVDHDVSPILRLLSLPFAEQLVALTALPGAKQVLATALLAAAAVPSPVRPDAVQLRRALDRMPNTASPHAFARTLRSVVDLRGQVVTMRDRCYLTAEVPTLVAWGADDSIIPASHAEVLREALPAARVEVFDGVGHFPMTEAPDRFLTLLTDFLTTTTPARLARTHLRDGLRSAAGVTVAAPAQELG; this comes from the coding sequence ATGAGTCCCGACGTCCTGCCCTTCCGGGCGCGCCCGTACGTGCCCGACCTGTGTTTCGCGACGATCCACGGCCACCGCCGCGCCTACCGGATCGGCGGCACCGGCCCCGCCGTTCTCCTGGTGCACGGGATCGGCGACAACTCGCTGGTCTGGGACTCGGTCCTCGCACCGCTCACCGACCGGTTCACCGTGATCGCACCGGACCTGCTCGGCCACGGTCTCTCCGACCGCCCGCGTGCCGACTACTCGGTGGCGGCGTTCGCGAACGGGATGCGCGACCTGCTGTGTTACCTCGGCATCGAGCGGGTCTCGATCGTCGGCCACTCGCTCGGCGGTGGCGTCGCCGGACAATTCGCCTACCAGTTCCCCGAGATGGTGGAACGGATCGCGTTCGTGGCGCCGGGCGGCGTGGACCACGACGTGTCGCCGATCCTGCGGCTCCTCTCCCTGCCCTTCGCCGAGCAACTGGTCGCGCTGACGGCGCTCCCCGGCGCGAAGCAGGTGCTGGCGACGGCGCTCCTCGCCGCGGCGGCCGTCCCGAGCCCCGTGCGACCCGACGCGGTGCAGTTGCGCCGCGCGCTCGACCGGATGCCGAACACGGCGTCGCCGCACGCCTTCGCGCGGACGCTGCGGTCGGTGGTGGACCTGCGCGGGCAGGTCGTGACGATGCGGGACCGCTGCTACCTCACCGCCGAGGTCCCCACGCTCGTCGCCTGGGGCGCCGACGACTCGATCATCCCCGCCTCGCACGCCGAGGTGCTCCGCGAGGCGCTGCCCGCGGCGCGGGTCGAGGTCTTCGACGGGGTCGGCCACTTCCCCATGACCGAGGCCCCCGACCGGTTCCTCACACTGCTGACGGACTTCCTCACCACGACGACGCCCGCACGGCTGGCCCGGACGCACCTGCGCGACGGCCTGCGCTCGGCCGCCGGCGTCACCGTGGCCGCGCCCGCCCAGGAGCTGGGCTGA
- a CDS encoding DUF4192 domain-containing protein produces MTRHHADPVLKIDSIGDLVAAVPALLGFYPTRSVILLAHDEVTGRIGATARTDLGLNRSGGLRKDCRAHIAEAVGMLRRQGADRLFCVVVDERPFARVVPGLLQVLEDAARSRDTIDPDLEIIDVLLLDRIEAEERWICRHGESGSLPDPAASPVMVAAVVEGRTVHRSRAELTDQLAEEGPGVTADRCRDAADGEADGDPCELLAVVVSAVAAQGRAPLSDADVALLGGALLDVAVRDAAMALGITVMADEARGLFAELARRLRGTPRAAAATLVAAASYLRGDGPLTGIALDAALTADRGYRGAHLLAHALAAGMHPRDLCLTAEVGVGVARRLGVELPPRGIDFPLAG; encoded by the coding sequence ATGACCAGACATCACGCGGACCCCGTCCTGAAGATCGACTCCATCGGCGACCTCGTCGCCGCCGTTCCGGCCCTCCTCGGCTTCTATCCCACGAGGTCGGTGATCCTGCTCGCGCACGACGAGGTGACGGGCCGGATCGGCGCCACCGCGCGCACCGACCTCGGCCTGAACCGATCCGGAGGACTGAGGAAGGACTGTCGCGCGCACATCGCCGAGGCGGTGGGGATGCTGCGACGGCAGGGCGCGGACCGGCTGTTCTGCGTGGTGGTCGACGAGCGCCCGTTCGCGCGCGTGGTCCCCGGGCTGCTGCAGGTCCTCGAGGACGCCGCGCGGTCCCGGGACACGATCGATCCGGACCTGGAGATCATCGACGTGCTGCTGCTGGACCGGATCGAAGCCGAGGAACGGTGGATCTGCCGGCACGGTGAGAGCGGATCACTGCCGGACCCGGCGGCCTCGCCGGTGATGGTCGCGGCGGTCGTCGAGGGGCGCACCGTGCACCGATCCCGGGCGGAGCTGACCGACCAATTGGCGGAGGAGGGCCCCGGCGTCACAGCGGATCGCTGCCGCGACGCCGCGGACGGCGAGGCGGACGGCGACCCCTGTGAACTGTTGGCCGTCGTGGTCAGTGCCGTCGCCGCGCAGGGGCGAGCTCCGCTCTCGGACGCCGATGTCGCGCTGCTCGGCGGCGCACTCCTCGACGTCGCGGTGCGCGACGCGGCGATGGCACTGGGAATCACCGTGATGGCCGACGAGGCCCGGGGCCTGTTCGCCGAGTTGGCGCGCCGCCTGCGGGGCACGCCCCGCGCCGCCGCGGCGACGTTGGTGGCCGCCGCGAGCTACCTCCGCGGGGACGGCCCGCTGACCGGCATCGCCCTCGACGCGGCGCTGACCGCGGACCGCGGCTACCGCGGCGCGCACCTCCTGGCGCACGCCCTCGCCGCGGGCATGCACCCGCGGGACCTGTGCCTCACCGCCGAGGTCGGCGTGGGCGTGGCGCGCCGACTCGGCGTGGAACTCCCGCCCCGGGGCATCGACTTCCCCCTCGCGGGATGA
- a CDS encoding alpha/beta fold hydrolase, which yields MGTEFADAYDALVAQWGLPVRRTVVDGPLARTRVLVAGDDAAPPVLCLPGARDTAAAWFAQAATLARTHRVLAPDLPGDAGGSDRRALRSRGHLPGWVDEVLDGLGVATTAVLGYSLGAQIAVAHALARPDRVRALTVLDPTRVFAPMRMTTALRALPVMAAPSSRRARAYAEWETSGHWPPTPESGRLASAAADGPRPWYAVPARPRPADLEALRALPGGVTVVVALRSRYHDGAALARTVEQRYPWMRVETLPVSHHQLPFAYRP from the coding sequence GTGGGAACGGAGTTCGCAGACGCCTACGACGCCCTGGTCGCGCAGTGGGGACTCCCCGTCCGGCGCACCGTCGTCGACGGTCCGCTCGCCCGCACGCGGGTCCTCGTGGCGGGCGACGATGCCGCGCCACCCGTCCTGTGCCTGCCCGGCGCCCGGGACACCGCCGCCGCGTGGTTCGCCCAGGCGGCCACGCTCGCCCGCACCCACCGCGTGCTCGCGCCCGACCTCCCCGGCGACGCCGGTGGCAGCGACCGTCGTGCGCTGCGGTCCCGCGGCCACCTGCCCGGATGGGTCGACGAGGTACTCGACGGGCTCGGCGTGGCGACGACCGCCGTCCTCGGGTACTCGCTCGGGGCCCAGATCGCGGTGGCCCACGCTCTCGCGCGGCCGGACCGCGTGCGGGCGCTGACCGTGCTCGATCCCACCCGCGTCTTCGCCCCGATGCGAATGACCACGGCGCTGCGGGCGCTGCCCGTGATGGCGGCCCCGTCGAGCCGGCGGGCGCGGGCGTACGCGGAGTGGGAGACGTCCGGCCACTGGCCGCCGACCCCCGAGTCCGGCCGGCTGGCGAGTGCAGCGGCCGACGGGCCGCGACCGTGGTACGCGGTGCCGGCCCGGCCGCGCCCCGCGGACCTGGAGGCGCTCCGGGCGCTACCGGGAGGAGTCACCGTCGTCGTCGCGCTGCGCAGCCGGTACCACGACGGCGCGGCCCTGGCGCGCACCGTCGAACAGCGGTATCCGTGGATGCGGGTCGAGACGCTGCCCGTGTCGCACCACCAACTGCCGTTCGCCTACCGGCCGTGA
- a CDS encoding acetoin utilization protein AcuC, with translation MARFPDSQVVWDPSVLDYRFSHSHPMDPVRLRLTMELSRMLGVLDGAEVVTPADFDPLELARAHTDDYLAAVRVAGSGRSRIDLTGYGLGNDDNPIFLRMHEAAASLVGSTLTGAKAIAAGHTTRAVNIAGGMHHAMRSHASGFCVYNDAAIAISWLLDNGFDRIAYLDIDAHHGDGVQAQFWNDPRVLTVSLHEDPQHLWPNTGYPTELGGPEARGTAVNIPVPAFCPDDLWLRAFHAVVPSVVREFRPQLIVSQCGCDSHASDPLTDLSLTVDGQRAAILAMRDLADEVCDGRWLAVGGGGYQLVHVVPRAWTHLIAAVVGADVDPTTPIPEEWKDLAASLPTDQVGAVGALPDTMGEGGATGYTPWEPSSYDPTSAPMEAAADRFIARTRSAVFPLHGLDPEDPRD, from the coding sequence ATGGCACGGTTCCCCGACTCCCAGGTGGTCTGGGACCCCTCGGTACTCGACTACCGGTTCTCCCACTCCCATCCGATGGACCCCGTGCGGCTGCGCCTGACGATGGAGCTCTCGCGGATGCTGGGCGTCCTCGACGGGGCCGAGGTGGTGACCCCCGCGGACTTCGATCCGCTGGAACTCGCCCGCGCGCACACCGACGACTACCTCGCCGCGGTCCGCGTCGCGGGCTCGGGGCGCTCGCGGATCGACCTCACGGGGTACGGACTCGGCAACGACGACAATCCGATCTTCCTCCGCATGCACGAGGCCGCGGCGAGCCTCGTCGGGTCGACCCTCACCGGCGCGAAGGCGATCGCCGCGGGCCACACCACCCGGGCCGTCAACATCGCGGGCGGTATGCACCACGCGATGCGCTCGCACGCGTCCGGGTTCTGCGTCTACAACGACGCGGCCATCGCGATCTCCTGGCTGCTCGACAACGGATTCGACCGGATCGCGTACCTCGACATCGACGCCCACCACGGCGACGGGGTGCAGGCCCAGTTCTGGAACGACCCCCGGGTGCTCACGGTGTCCCTGCACGAGGACCCCCAGCATCTCTGGCCCAACACCGGCTACCCGACGGAGCTCGGCGGGCCGGAGGCCCGGGGCACCGCGGTCAACATCCCGGTGCCGGCCTTCTGTCCCGACGATCTGTGGCTGCGCGCCTTCCACGCCGTGGTCCCGTCGGTCGTGCGCGAGTTCCGTCCCCAGCTCATCGTCAGTCAATGCGGCTGCGACTCCCACGCGTCGGACCCGCTGACCGATCTCTCGCTCACCGTCGACGGGCAGCGCGCCGCGATCCTCGCGATGCGCGACCTCGCCGACGAGGTGTGCGACGGCCGGTGGCTCGCAGTCGGCGGCGGCGGATACCAGCTCGTGCACGTCGTGCCCCGAGCCTGGACCCACCTGATCGCGGCCGTCGTCGGTGCCGACGTCGATCCCACCACCCCGATCCCCGAGGAGTGGAAGGACCTCGCCGCGAGCCTGCCCACCGACCAGGTCGGCGCCGTCGGCGCGCTGCCGGACACCATGGGCGAGGGCGGCGCCACCGGCTACACCCCGTGGGAACCCTCCTCGTACGACCCCACCTCCGCACCGATGGAGGCCGCCGCGGACCGCTTCATCGCCCGCACCCGATCCGCTGTTTTTCCGCTCCACGGACTCGACCCCGAGGATCCCCGTGACTGA